The Oncorhynchus clarkii lewisi isolate Uvic-CL-2024 chromosome 23, UVic_Ocla_1.0, whole genome shotgun sequence genomic interval CATTCAAGCTGGCCAGTGTGGCAACCAGATCGGCGCAAAGGTGATGTATAATATAAAGAGATAAAAATTCAGTACtcagtccccccctctctctctctctatcactgtcttGTTCTCCTTCTTTCTATCATCAATATCATTTACTTTTTCAGAGGTGTTTGGTTAGATTTGACTGTGCTCTCTGTCTAGTTCTGGGAGGTGATTAGTGAGGAGCATGGAATCAACTGCACTGGGGACTATGTGGGCGACTCAGACCTTCAGCTGGACAAGATCAGTGTCTACTTCACCGAATCCTCGTGtgagtctctctgtgtctttaataCAGGAGTCAACATTCTATGTCAATCTCTGTAAACATCCCTTGTGTATTTACATTAGTGTATTAATAAAATGTTTTAGTGCAGTAACAGTGATCAAAGTAATTCTCATTGCGCTCTCAAATGTCTTAGGGAATTACATGCAGCAATGTGCGCATTTATCCAGTCCATTCCCTtaatcatgtgtctctgtgtgattgTCTCGCCCCAGTCTCCAAGTATGTCCCCAGGGCCATCCTAGTGGACCTGGAGCCAGGAACAATGGACAGTGTGCGCTGCGGACACATAGGACACCTCTTTAAACCGGACAATTTCATCTTCGGTCAGTGGGGGTCTCTGCTTTGTGATGATGTCACCAAACCAATTTTGCTCACTGTGTACATTAATAGCTGCCTAAATCATCCATAAACCAGCTTAAGTTATCCTTATAACAAACTACCTTATCTCCCCCCATGCTCTAGGTCAGAGTGGAGCTGGTAACAACTGGGCTAAGGGCCACTACACAGAGGGAGCAGAGCTAGTGGAAGCAGTGATGGACGTGGTGAGGAAGGAGGCAGATAACTGTGACTGTCTCCAGGGCTTCCAGCTTACCCACTCCCTGGGCGGGGGCACAGGCTCTGGTATGGGGACCCTACTCATCAACAAGATCCAGGAGGAGTACCCCGACCGTATGATGGCCACCTTCAGCGTGGTCCCCTCCCCTAAGGTATCGGACACGGTGGTGGAGCCCTACAACGCCACCCTCTCTGTTCACCAGCTTCTAGAGAACACAGACGAAACTTTCTGCATCGACAATGAGGCGATCTACGACATCTGCTTCCGCAAACTCAAGCTCCCCACACCCACCTACGGAGACCTCAACCACTTGGTGTCGGTCACCATGAGCGGGGTGACCACATGCCTTCGCTTCCCAGGCCAGCTCAACGCCGACCTCCGCAAGCTGGCCGTCAACATGGTACCCTTCCCCCGCCTGCACTTCTTCATACTGGGCTTCGCCCCACTCACTAACAGGGGGGGCCTGCAGTACCGTGCCCTCACCGTGCCTGAACTCACCCAGCAGGCGTTCGACGCCAAGAACATGATGGCAGTCTGCGACCCGCGTAACGGGCGCTACCTCACTGCAGCGATGGTGTTCCGGGGTCACATGTCTATGAGGGAGGTGGACGAGCAGATGCTGGCCATTCAGAACAAGAACAGCAGCTACTTTGTGGACTGGATCCCCAACAACATTAAGACAGCGGTCTGTAATAACCCACCCCCTGGACTCAAGCTGTCCGCCACCTTCATAGGTAACAATACAGCCATCCAGGAGCTGTTCAAGCGTCTCTCTGAGCAGTTCACCGCTATGTTCCGTCGCAAGGCCTTCCTGCACTGGTACACGGGAGAGGGAATGGACGAGATGGAGTTCACCGAGGCCGAGAGCAACATGAATGACCTGGTGTCTGAGTACCAGCAGTACCAGGACGCCACCACTGAGGAGGAGGTGTTTGAGGATGAAGAGGAAGAAAAAGGAATAGCCTGAGATCCAGAACCAAAATGTATCTTTCTTAAACCATCAAATAATGGGCCGTACCAACACCAACAAAATCGTAATGATGGTGCAAATGCATCCAATGACATTTTCACATGACATTTGTcatgattttttgttgttgctttgtctGAGTGTCTATAGCAGTTAGCCCAAGCAGGGTCCCAAAATGCCTTGCCGTCTCAGAAATGGATAGTGACTTCAAGTAGCACTTATTATGTATATAACCCATATTGATGCCACTTTGTAATTAACTTCTTGTCCTGAATGCATTATGTGTTACgcaatatttattttattaaagtTAAGATTTTTTTACTGCACAATGTTtggaattctatttctatggttatGGTTGGTGGGAGTCAAAGTTCACCTTTATAATAAACTTGCATGCATCTATCATCGCATTTGCAGAggaacaataaaataacattccTAATGTCATAAGGAGGTCTAGGCTACAGGTATGCACTATGCTATTTTATGCATATGTGAAGCAGCTCGCTTGCCAGCCATGGTCCCAGCAATTTGAAAAAAATctttttgaatttcgcgcgctgacttttcagtggaatgttgtcgagggttTCCgtctgccctagaaaggttaataCAATTGGTTGGCCTAGGCTACAGCATACAACGCAGAAAGAAGACAATTTCCAAATAATCAGCTGGACAAAAATTGTTGTCTGTCTGAGCGACCTGCTCCACCCGCAGCATGAAACATGCGGCCACGCCGCAATGATCTCTGTTCGGGACCCGCAGGCTCTCTAGCCTACATTCGGTAATAGTAGTCCTAGTCACTGCAGCCTAATATGTTAATTTAACTCACGACTTAAAAGTTCATCGAACTCACAAGTTAAAAAGACCATTCTGAATAGAGGCACATTCGGGGCTCAGCCCCAGGGGTAAATTATTTTAGGAGGTCTAGAATTATTTTCCCCTTTTCTAAACACATTACATGGAGACATGTagaatattttttaataccacaAAAATTAACAAAATGACACAGACAAACTTAGATAATTATAAACAATCTTGTCTTGAGTGTAACCAATAGCCTAGGCCTACAGAAAGAGGGTAGACAAACAGATTGTACCATATGACATCCATCTAGCCTGGTGGAGAAAATGAtagtcctaaaaaaaaaaaaatactttccaGAGGCACAGACTCAATGATAAAGAGTGTGAAGGCTGGGCTTAGTCTCGGAAACCCGATCCCACCCAGACTGTCTTGGTCAATTCTAAAAGAGAAAAACAAAATGTTCCCGGGGAGGGTCCTTTTCAGACAGACAACTATCCCAATAAATGGCCTGTGCCAGAACATTCAAATTCAAAATGAAAGTGGCTTTCAGATGTATATTTTTAGGCCACCCgtggagtaaatgtcattccggtTCATCTGCTCTGTTGTATTGTCATCACATGTTAAGGTTGAACACTGAGTTCCTCAAAAGCCTGTGCAAAACAAACTAAGTTGGAATAGTTACCACTTTATTACTATATGTAATCAGTAATGTTagtattattaatattatattgGAATATGTAATATGCGTACATATTTAAGGAAACAAACTTAAACATGATGAACAGAAATTAGATTTACTCTAACAATCTccaatcttctgataggctgccaCCTGTACAAGATATTATTAAAAAGGTAAAAATAATACCTTTACAAGAGGGATTCATCAAAGACCGTTTTCAGAGGGGTTCCTCAAGGAACCTTTTTGAACTGGAAAGGTTCCCCCAGTGTGGTAATTCTttcaggatcagtttagccttttgttcaCAACTAATAACATCACATGGACAGGGGGAATCTGTTGCTAGATCAACATTCCTATCCTGATTCATGGAAAGAGAAGACTTGTGGACAAGAAATGTCTGATTTCTTCACCCCGTGAAGCTACTCACACACTTAATTATCAACAATAACTGTACACTCATAGAAAAAAGGTTCTGGGCTGTCCCATAAAATAACCCTTATTTGTACCTGGTATAATCCTTTTGGTTTTCATGTACAGTTGCTTggaaaagtattcacccccctttgcatttttcctattttgttgccttacaacctggaattaaaatacatttttgggggttgGTATCATTTGAggtacacaacatgcctaccactttgaagatgcaaaatactttttattgtgaaacaaacaagaaattatacaaaacaactgaaaacttgagcgtgttcaccccccccccccaaaaaaaaaaaaagtcaatactttgtagagacaccctTTGCAGCAATTATAGCTGAAAGTCtcttgggtatgtctctataagtttggcacatctagccactgggatttgtgtccatttttcaaggcaaaactgctccatctccttcaagttggatgggttccgccggtgtacagcaatctttgaaacataccacagattctcaattggattgaggtctgggctttgactaggccattcccaGACATTTAAATTTTtctccttaaaccactcaagtgttgctttagaagtatgcttagggtcaatgtcctgatggaaggtgaacctctgtcccagtctcaaatctctggaagactgaaacaggtttccctcaagaatttccctgtatttagcgccatccatcattccttcaattctgaccagtttcaccATCCCTGCCGatgaaatacatccccacagcatgatgcagctatcaccatgcttcactgtagggatggtgttctcggggggatgagaggtgttgggattgtgccagacatagcttttccttgatggccaaaaagctcaattttagtctcatctgaccagagtacaatcttccatatgtttggagagtctcccacatgccttttggcaaacaccgtacgtgtttgcttatttttttctggtcactcttccataaagcccagctctgtggagtgcatGACTTAATgcggtcctatggacagataacACTGAAGGAGCTCCACAGCGGCGATTgaattatctttggtctctttgttgcctctctgattaatgccctccttaccTGGTCCGTGAGGTTTGGtaggcagccctctcttggcaggtttgttctttcaattttttaataatggatttaatggtgctccgtgggatgttcaaagtttctgatatgtttttttataacccaaccctgatctgtacttctccacaactttgtccctggcctgtttggagagctccttggtcttcataatgctgcttgcttggtggtgccccttgcttagcggTGTTGGAGACTGGTCACtgtcagaacaggtgtatatatagaggtcatgtgacagatcatgtgacacttaaataaagccccacctgtgtgcaatctaactaattatgtgacttctaaaggtaattgtttgcaccagatcttatttaggtaAATACCTATGCACGCACCCCTTTTCCGTATTTAATTGTTTAGAATCTTTTGAAACAAtactttttttcatttcacttcaccaatttggactattttgtgtatgtccattacataaatccaaataaaaatctatttaaattacaggttgtaatgcaacaaaattggaaaaacaccaaggggggtgaaaacttttgcaaggcactgtagaaccATATGTGGAAAAGGAACCAAAAAGGATTTTCCTTTTAGGTTCTTAataatcacttttttttttacaaagagtGTACTGTGTAGCTACTTATCTAGCGACTTATCAATAACAAGTGACTCTCTATGGGCCGATTTCCCTGGACTAAGAAGCACTTCCAAAGGTACAATCTCTACTGTTTGTTAGTTTAGAAATAGGCTAAGTCTGTGTACGGAAAACCACCCTTATATgcagtagaggctgctgaggggaggacgtctCATACTAATGGTtggaacagagcgaatggaatggcatgaGACACATGGAAATTACATTTACTCTACATttactccactccagccattatcacCTGCCTTtgctccccaattaaggtgccaccaacctcctgtgcttatACGTTTTATATGTATTACACTACattgctggaaaaccttggtagagcatgtgCGAAGTTAGGTCTTGTGATGCCCATGTGAATTTACTTTCTTTTTCGGCTTCAGCCCAGCCTAACTGGCAAGTTTCTGTGTTTCATTTCTTATACTAGGTTTGAAATCCTATCTTTCTTCAGGTTTTTTTACTTCCCAGTGACTAACATTGAAATTCATCAGACACAAAGGAAAGGTTGCATATTACATTACTTCTGGATGACAGTATTACGAGCCTATTGTATTCTCTCCCCTGGAATCGTGTGAGATCTTCTGTAAGCAGAATTGTGAAAGACAATgccattctcacacacacacacacacacacacacacacgcacgcacgcacgcacgcacgcacgcacgcacgcacgcacgcacgcacacacacacaggggtggaggggtggactTAGTGATTTGGAGGCCCCAGGCAGAGACCAGTCAGGGTAATCCTAGCATTTTGCTTCACTAAGGCAGAAGAGAGTATGATGGAAAAgaataatacagataaactcttggtaaatagtatggtctatagcgtatcatgaggtattcttttataaatatatacagttgaagtcggaagtttacatacacttaggctggagtcattaaaactcatttttcaaccactccacaaatttcttgttaacaaactatagttttggcaagttggtctactttgtgaatgacacaagtaatttttccaacaattgtttacagagactatttcacttataatacactgtatcacaattccagtgggtcagaagtttacatacactaagttgactgtgcctttaaacagcttgaaaaattccagaaaatgatgtcatggctttagaagcttctgatagacatattgacataatttgagtcaatttgaggtgtacctgtggatgtatttcaaatcctaccttcaaactcagtgcctctttgcttgacatcataggaaaatcaaaagaaatcagccaagacctaaaaaaaaatttgtagacctccacaagtctggttcatccttgggagcaaattccaaacgcctgaaggtaccacgttcatctgtacaaacaatagtatgcaagtataaacaacatgggaccacgcagccgtcataccgctcaggtaggagacgcgttctgtctcctagagatgaatgtactttggtgcgaaaagtgcaaatcaatcccagaaaaacagcaaaggaccttgtgaagatgctggaggaaacaggtacaaaagtatctttatccacagtaaaacaaatcctatatcgacataacctgaaaggcaggtcagcaaggaagaagccactgctccaaaacagccgtaaaaaagccagactacggtttgcaactgcacatggggacaataattccactttttggagaaatgtcctctggtctgctgaatttttgtttgttgaatgtttggccataaagaccattgttatgttcgtaggaaaagggggaggcttgcaagtcgaagaacagcatcccaaaccgggaagcatgggggtggcagcatcatgttgtgggggtgctttgctgcaggagggactggtgcacttcacaaaatagatggaatcatgaggtaggaaaattatgtggatatattgaagcaacatctcaagacatcagtcaggaagttaaagtttggtcacaaatcgtgtcttccaaatggacaacaaccccaagcatacttccaaagttgtgacaaaatggcctaaggacaacaaagtcaaggtattggagtggtcatcacaaagccctgacttcaatcccatagaaaatgtgtgggcagaactgaaaaagcgtgtgcaagcaaggaggcctacaaacctgactcagttacaccagctctgtcaggaggagtgggccaaaattcccccaacttattgtgggaagcttgtggaaggctactcgaaacatttgacccaagttaaacaatttaaaggcaatgctaccaaatactaattgagtgtacagtatgtaaacttctgactcactgggaatgcgatgaaagaaataaaagctgaaataaataattctctctactattatttggacatttcacattcttaaaataaagtggtgatcctaactgacctaagacagggaatttttactaggattaaatgtcagaaattgtgaaaaactgagtttaaatgtatttggctaaggtgtatgtaaatgtccgacttcaactgtatatataattttgttgttgttgtaattattattattatttaatgttACTTGTTTCAGGTCAACGTcaaacaaatatttacatatgtagatatatatatacagtgccttgcgaaagtattcggcccccttgtactttgcgaccttttgccacatttcaggcttcaaacataaagatataaaactgtatttttttgtgaagaatcaacaacaagtgggacacaatcatgaagtggaacgacatttattggatatttaaaacttttttaacaaatcaaaaactgaaaaattgggcgtgcaaaattattcagcccccttaagttaatactttgtagcaccaccttttgctgcgattacagctttaagtcgcttggggtatgtctctatcagttttgcacatcgagagactgaaatgttttcccattcctccttgcaaaacagctcgagctcagtgaggttggatggagagcatttgtgaacagcagttttcagttctttccacagattctcgattggattcaggtctggactttgacttggccattctaacacctggatatgtttatttttgaaccattccattgtagattttgctttatgttttggatcattgtcttgttggaagacaaatctccgtcccagtctcaggtcttttgcagactccatcaggttttcttccagaatggtcctgtatttgg includes:
- the LOC139381678 gene encoding tubulin beta-4 chain-like; protein product: MREIVYIQAGQCGNQIGAKFWEVISEEHGINCTGDYVGDSDLQLDKISVYFTESSFSKYVPRAILVDLEPGTMDSVRCGHIGHLFKPDNFIFGQSGAGNNWAKGHYTEGAELVEAVMDVVRKEADNCDCLQGFQLTHSLGGGTGSGMGTLLINKIQEEYPDRMMATFSVVPSPKVSDTVVEPYNATLSVHQLLENTDETFCIDNEAIYDICFRKLKLPTPTYGDLNHLVSVTMSGVTTCLRFPGQLNADLRKLAVNMVPFPRLHFFILGFAPLTNRGGLQYRALTVPELTQQAFDAKNMMAVCDPRNGRYLTAAMVFRGHMSMREVDEQMLAIQNKNSSYFVDWIPNNIKTAVCNNPPPGLKLSATFIGNNTAIQELFKRLSEQFTAMFRRKAFLHWYTGEGMDEMEFTEAESNMNDLVSEYQQYQDATTEEEVFEDEEEEKGIA